In Lepisosteus oculatus isolate fLepOcu1 unplaced genomic scaffold, fLepOcu1.hap2 HAP2_SCAFFOLD_306, whole genome shotgun sequence, the following proteins share a genomic window:
- the LOC138227276 gene encoding acyl-CoA-binding domain-containing protein 6-like: protein MASRSPLSSPDSATGSGTDPARPDTGEPLGGSDSDSDLGLGEEGCGAGDLGYRLEETELEAEFEAAAERLRGLVQTASREQLLYLYARYKQAGLEAAWGHEQRTGHAGVCSVCAFAGPRRRPEGRDF from the exons ATGGCGTCTCGCTCTCCATTGTCTTCCCCCGACTCTGCTACGGGTTCAGGTACCGACCCGGCTCGGCCAGACACAGGAGAGCCGCTCGGTGGGTCAGATTCGGATTCAGACTTGGGTCTCGGGGAGGAAGGTTGCGGTGCTGGTGACCTGGGGTATCGCCTGGAAGAGACGGAGCTCGAAGCCGAGTTTGAAGCGGCAGCTGAGCGGCTCCGTGGACTGGTGCAGACAGCGAGCAGAGAACAGCTGCTTTACCTGTACGCCAGGTATAAACAG gcaggcctgGAAGCAGCTTGGGGACATGAGCAAAGAACAGGCCATGCAGGAGTATGTAGCGTGTGTGCATTCGCTGGACCCAGAAGGAGGCCAGAAGGTAGGGACTTCTGA